A genomic stretch from Candidatus Dadabacteria bacterium includes:
- a CDS encoding type II toxin-antitoxin system HigB family toxin — translation MRIIAKKRLREFYECYKDAEQSLLSWYREVEKEDWDTPAEVKEKYRSASILGDNRVVFNIKGNKYRLVVKINYKYRVVYIRFVGTHAQYDRIDAEEV, via the coding sequence ATGAGAATTATAGCCAAGAAAAGGTTGCGGGAATTTTATGAGTGTTATAAAGATGCAGAGCAATCACTTCTCAGTTGGTATCGCGAGGTTGAGAAAGAAGATTGGGATACTCCTGCCGAGGTAAAAGAAAAGTACCGTAGTGCCAGTATCTTGGGGGACAATCGAGTGGTTTTTAACATAAAGGGCAATAAGTACAGATTAGTCGTGAAAATTAACTATAAATACCGCGTGGTTTATATACGTTTCGTGGGAACCCACGCGCAGTATGATCGTATAGATGCGGAGGAGGTATAA